In a genomic window of Salminus brasiliensis chromosome 12, fSalBra1.hap2, whole genome shotgun sequence:
- the sh2b1 gene encoding SH2B adapter protein 1 isoform X2 produces MNGSLLTPPSPRATASSSPLPPSPSPSPSPPSPSLLPLSPRPPPLPPPAPAGQPLSSLSDTPTPSPSPCLSWTEFCELHARVAAGDFARHFRAFLLENPHYSPDSAAAFCRRFTDRFVRHFESELEGSGAGREGTGSWVAHSDATSLEEEATSPPLLPPEATAPCPPTHIRAPPKPLITRPGLDVRGGERFQNPATFQDSYAHTQILPPSSSSSCSSSMGGNNGRREDRLTVKQCPGNLPDNGDVEEEEDGWVGPVTGEEAESDEQAGKDGEAEGDRADGSQTPLSPSSGLQLNSGSKGNGTPMGSHSKNKLKKRFSLRSVGRSVRGSVRGILHWRSSSSDSPQNCGPSNPAQLPSSYSYTTGLQDGKRSSGSQAVPASLPVSLSLPLSLPHSSSSSLPPSSSSSATSLSLSEARDRRRSNGEGEKEKWSHRLEKLRLSRSPPPTLPTTLGPSSGLLPSALPPSSASALRKTGRLVREGGVTVFSSSDEFAGSHGFPGFSFGLLHHGTDNNTASGSGLGQTGGVQPLATGGGIGGRGTRWHKCRLVLKERDKEGGERGEEYFLEFYIPPKSSKPRLTIPCCSIVDVRSTTALEVPDKENTFLLQLEGQVQYVIETRDAVQMRAWLSDIRNGICLSEQDDIEGVCGGAQTDLSGTPEFSDRLSQVCYGGVGGSPLLEPLPPELPPRAPLDETDSRLLGGGGASLGTPFAETPDATGSFLFSEGPVAEPVEHPLSECQWFHGTLSRLKAAQLVLAGGMASHGVFLVRQSETRRGEYVLTFNFQGKAKHLRLSLNEDGQCRVQHLWFQSIFDMLEHFRVHPIPLESGGASDVTLISFVGATAVRQPGRDRAGSRPTVCDVITTRHPDSPSTPISDCVLEQQTP; encoded by the exons ATGAACGGCTCTCTCCTAACCCCGCCCAGCCCACGGGCCACAGCAAGTTCCTCCCCTCTTCCcccatctccatctccctctccatCCCCTCCATCTCCATCCCTGCTGCCCCTTTCTCCACGTCCTCCACCTCTACCCCCTCCAGCCCCTGCCGGCCAGCCGCTGTCTTCTCTCTCAGATACGCCTACTCCTTCGCCCTCTCCCTGCCTTAGCTGGACCGAGTTCTGTGAGCTCCATGCCCGGGTAGCAGCTGGTGACTTTGCCCGGCATTTCCGGGCCTTTTTGCTGGAGAACCCGCATTACTCCCCGGATTCTGCTGCTGCTTTCTGCCGTCGCTTCACAGACCGCTTTGTTCGGCATTTCGAGAGTGAACTGGAAGGAAGCGGTGCTGGAAGGGAGGGTACAGGGAGCTGGGTGGCCCACTCAGACGCCACGTCATTGGAAGAGGAGGCAACATCTCCACCACTTTTGCCACCCGAGGCTACAGCTCCCTGCCCGCCTACTCACATTCGGGCTCCGCCAAAGCCCCTGATTACTCGGCCCGGATTGGACGTCCGAGGTGGGGAGAGGTTCCAGAACCCTGCAACTTTTCAGGACTCATATGCTCACACGCAGATTCTTCCCCCTTCCTCGTCATCATCTTGCTCCTCATCTATGGGCGGCAACAATGGACGGAGGGAAGACAGATTGACGGTTAAACAGTGTCCTGGCAACTTGCCCGACAATGGAGACgtagaagaggaggaggacggTTGGGTGGGACCTGTGACTGGAGAGGAAGCTGAGTCAGATGAGCAAGCGGGGAAGGATGGAGAGGCAGAGGGTGACAGAGCTGATGGCAGCCAGACTCCATTAAGCCCTTCCTCCGGTCTACAGTTGAACTCTGGCTCTAAAGGCAATGGCACGCCAATGGGGAGTCACTCCAAAAACAAACTGAAGAAGCGATTCTCCTTGCGCAGCGTGGGCCGGAGTGTTCGGGGCAGTGTGCGGGGCATCCTACACTGGCGCAGCTCCTCCAGCGATTCCCCCCAGAACTGTGGCCCCTCAAACCCGGCACAGCTGCCCTCCAGCTACAGCTACACTACAGGCCTGCAAGATGGAAAGAGGAGCTCAGGATCCCAGGCTGTCCCGGCCTCTTTacctgtttctctttctctccctctctccctgcctCACTCTTCCTCGTCCTCCCTGCCCCCATCTTCATCCAGCAGCGCCacctccctctcgctctccgAAGCCCGTGACCGGAGAAGAAGTAATGGAGAAGGTGAAAAGGAGAAGTGGAGTCACAGATTGGAGAAGTTACGTCTGTCTCGTTCTCCTCCGCCCACCCTACCCACCACCTTGGGACCTTCTTCGGGCCTATTGCCCTCAGCCTTGCCCCCAAGCAGCGCCTCAGCCCTCAGAAAGACGGGTAGGCTTGTCCGAGAAGGAGGAGTGACTGTCTTCTCCTCGTCAGATGAGTTTGCTGGCTCACACGGTTTTCCAGGGTTTTCCTTTGGACTGCTCCATCACGGCACAGACAACAACACAGCCTCTGGTTCTGGTCTAGGGCAGACAGGTGGAGTGCAGCCTCTGGCCACAGGGGGAGGTATAGGTGGACGGGGCACACGCTGGCACAAGTGTCGACTGGTTCTAAAAGAAAGAGAcaaggagggaggggagagaggagaggagtacTTCCTGGAGTTTTACATCCCTCCCAAG TCCTCCAAGCCCAGACTGACTATACCATGCTGCTCAATTGTTGATGTGCGGAGCACCACAGCTCTTGAGGTGCCAGACAAGGAAAACACTTTCCTTCTGCAA TTGGAAGGGCAGGTGCAGTACGTAATCGAGACCAGAGATGCAGTTCAGATGAGAGCTTGGCTAAGTGACATCAGGAATGGCATCTGTCTGAG TGAGCAAGATGACATTGAGGGAGTGTGTGGCGGTGCACAGACGGACCTCAGTGgcacacctgaattcagtgatcgCTTGTCTCAAG TGTGTTATGGAGGTGTTGGTGGTTCTCCTTTGCTGGAGCCCCTGCCTCCTGAGTTGCCACCCCGTGCCCCTTTGGATGAAACTGACAGTCGCCTGCTGGGCGGAGGTGGAGCTAGTCTCGGCACACCGTTTGCAGAGACTCCTGATGCCACAG GGTCCTTCCTGTTCTCAGAGGGCCCGGTGGCAGAGCCAGTGGAGCACCCACTGAGCGAATGTCAGTGGTTCCATGGCACGCTCTCGCGGCTAAAGGCTGCCCAGCTAGTACTGGCTGGGGGAATGGCGAGCCATGGAGTCTTCCTGGTGCGGCAGAGTGAGACACGACGTGGAGAGTATGTCCTCACCTTCAACTTCCAGGGCAAAGCTAAA CACTTACGGCTCTCTCTGAATGAGGATGGCCAGTGTCGCGTGCAGCATCTCTGGTTCCAGTCAATCTTTGACATGCTGGAGCACTTCCGGGTGCACCCCATCCCCTTGGAGTCTGGGGGGGCCTCTGACGTCACCCTCATCAGCTTTGTGGGGGCCACAGCTGTCCGGCAGCCAG GCCGGGACAGGGCAGGCAGCCGGCCCACAGTCTGTGATGTCATCACCACGCGCCACCCTGACTCTCCATCAACCCCCATCTCTgactgtgt aCTTGAGCAGCAGACCCCGTAG
- the sh2b1 gene encoding SH2B adapter protein 1 isoform X1 — translation MNGSLLTPPSPRATASSSPLPPSPSPSPSPPSPSLLPLSPRPPPLPPPAPAGQPLSSLSDTPTPSPSPCLSWTEFCELHARVAAGDFARHFRAFLLENPHYSPDSAAAFCRRFTDRFVRHFESELEGSGAGREGTGSWVAHSDATSLEEEATSPPLLPPEATAPCPPTHIRAPPKPLITRPGLDVRGGERFQNPATFQDSYAHTQILPPSSSSSCSSSMGGNNGRREDRLTVKQCPGNLPDNGDVEEEEDGWVGPVTGEEAESDEQAGKDGEAEGDRADGSQTPLSPSSGLQLNSGSKGNGTPMGSHSKNKLKKRFSLRSVGRSVRGSVRGILHWRSSSSDSPQNCGPSNPAQLPSSYSYTTGLQDGKRSSGSQAVPASLPVSLSLPLSLPHSSSSSLPPSSSSSATSLSLSEARDRRRSNGEGEKEKWSHRLEKLRLSRSPPPTLPTTLGPSSGLLPSALPPSSASALRKTGRLVREGGVTVFSSSDEFAGSHGFPGFSFGLLHHGTDNNTASGSGLGQTGGVQPLATGGGIGGRGTRWHKCRLVLKERDKEGGERGEEYFLEFYIPPKSSKPRLTIPCCSIVDVRSTTALEVPDKENTFLLQLEGQVQYVIETRDAVQMRAWLSDIRNGICLSEQDDIEGVCGGAQTDLSGTPEFSDRLSQVCYGGVGGSPLLEPLPPELPPRAPLDETDSRLLGGGGASLGTPFAETPDATGSFLFSEGPVAEPVEHPLSECQWFHGTLSRLKAAQLVLAGGMASHGVFLVRQSETRRGEYVLTFNFQGKAKHLRLSLNEDGQCRVQHLWFQSIFDMLEHFRVHPIPLESGGASDVTLISFVGATAVRQPDLSSRPRSPPQPPPPPLPPGRPPPPTPPQERGSDPEPAGGGGGGGGGGAAGSGTDECEDRERDVPLRQLEGAEGEEREGGRARAIDNQYSFF, via the exons ATGAACGGCTCTCTCCTAACCCCGCCCAGCCCACGGGCCACAGCAAGTTCCTCCCCTCTTCCcccatctccatctccctctccatCCCCTCCATCTCCATCCCTGCTGCCCCTTTCTCCACGTCCTCCACCTCTACCCCCTCCAGCCCCTGCCGGCCAGCCGCTGTCTTCTCTCTCAGATACGCCTACTCCTTCGCCCTCTCCCTGCCTTAGCTGGACCGAGTTCTGTGAGCTCCATGCCCGGGTAGCAGCTGGTGACTTTGCCCGGCATTTCCGGGCCTTTTTGCTGGAGAACCCGCATTACTCCCCGGATTCTGCTGCTGCTTTCTGCCGTCGCTTCACAGACCGCTTTGTTCGGCATTTCGAGAGTGAACTGGAAGGAAGCGGTGCTGGAAGGGAGGGTACAGGGAGCTGGGTGGCCCACTCAGACGCCACGTCATTGGAAGAGGAGGCAACATCTCCACCACTTTTGCCACCCGAGGCTACAGCTCCCTGCCCGCCTACTCACATTCGGGCTCCGCCAAAGCCCCTGATTACTCGGCCCGGATTGGACGTCCGAGGTGGGGAGAGGTTCCAGAACCCTGCAACTTTTCAGGACTCATATGCTCACACGCAGATTCTTCCCCCTTCCTCGTCATCATCTTGCTCCTCATCTATGGGCGGCAACAATGGACGGAGGGAAGACAGATTGACGGTTAAACAGTGTCCTGGCAACTTGCCCGACAATGGAGACgtagaagaggaggaggacggTTGGGTGGGACCTGTGACTGGAGAGGAAGCTGAGTCAGATGAGCAAGCGGGGAAGGATGGAGAGGCAGAGGGTGACAGAGCTGATGGCAGCCAGACTCCATTAAGCCCTTCCTCCGGTCTACAGTTGAACTCTGGCTCTAAAGGCAATGGCACGCCAATGGGGAGTCACTCCAAAAACAAACTGAAGAAGCGATTCTCCTTGCGCAGCGTGGGCCGGAGTGTTCGGGGCAGTGTGCGGGGCATCCTACACTGGCGCAGCTCCTCCAGCGATTCCCCCCAGAACTGTGGCCCCTCAAACCCGGCACAGCTGCCCTCCAGCTACAGCTACACTACAGGCCTGCAAGATGGAAAGAGGAGCTCAGGATCCCAGGCTGTCCCGGCCTCTTTacctgtttctctttctctccctctctccctgcctCACTCTTCCTCGTCCTCCCTGCCCCCATCTTCATCCAGCAGCGCCacctccctctcgctctccgAAGCCCGTGACCGGAGAAGAAGTAATGGAGAAGGTGAAAAGGAGAAGTGGAGTCACAGATTGGAGAAGTTACGTCTGTCTCGTTCTCCTCCGCCCACCCTACCCACCACCTTGGGACCTTCTTCGGGCCTATTGCCCTCAGCCTTGCCCCCAAGCAGCGCCTCAGCCCTCAGAAAGACGGGTAGGCTTGTCCGAGAAGGAGGAGTGACTGTCTTCTCCTCGTCAGATGAGTTTGCTGGCTCACACGGTTTTCCAGGGTTTTCCTTTGGACTGCTCCATCACGGCACAGACAACAACACAGCCTCTGGTTCTGGTCTAGGGCAGACAGGTGGAGTGCAGCCTCTGGCCACAGGGGGAGGTATAGGTGGACGGGGCACACGCTGGCACAAGTGTCGACTGGTTCTAAAAGAAAGAGAcaaggagggaggggagagaggagaggagtacTTCCTGGAGTTTTACATCCCTCCCAAG TCCTCCAAGCCCAGACTGACTATACCATGCTGCTCAATTGTTGATGTGCGGAGCACCACAGCTCTTGAGGTGCCAGACAAGGAAAACACTTTCCTTCTGCAA TTGGAAGGGCAGGTGCAGTACGTAATCGAGACCAGAGATGCAGTTCAGATGAGAGCTTGGCTAAGTGACATCAGGAATGGCATCTGTCTGAG TGAGCAAGATGACATTGAGGGAGTGTGTGGCGGTGCACAGACGGACCTCAGTGgcacacctgaattcagtgatcgCTTGTCTCAAG TGTGTTATGGAGGTGTTGGTGGTTCTCCTTTGCTGGAGCCCCTGCCTCCTGAGTTGCCACCCCGTGCCCCTTTGGATGAAACTGACAGTCGCCTGCTGGGCGGAGGTGGAGCTAGTCTCGGCACACCGTTTGCAGAGACTCCTGATGCCACAG GGTCCTTCCTGTTCTCAGAGGGCCCGGTGGCAGAGCCAGTGGAGCACCCACTGAGCGAATGTCAGTGGTTCCATGGCACGCTCTCGCGGCTAAAGGCTGCCCAGCTAGTACTGGCTGGGGGAATGGCGAGCCATGGAGTCTTCCTGGTGCGGCAGAGTGAGACACGACGTGGAGAGTATGTCCTCACCTTCAACTTCCAGGGCAAAGCTAAA CACTTACGGCTCTCTCTGAATGAGGATGGCCAGTGTCGCGTGCAGCATCTCTGGTTCCAGTCAATCTTTGACATGCTGGAGCACTTCCGGGTGCACCCCATCCCCTTGGAGTCTGGGGGGGCCTCTGACGTCACCCTCATCAGCTTTGTGGGGGCCACAGCTGTCCGGCAGCCAG aCTTGAGCAGCAGACCCCGTAGCCCCCCTcaaccccctcctcctcctctcccacCCGGACGACCTCCGCCCCCCACGCCCCCTCAGGAGCGGGGCAGTGACCCGGAGCCCGccggtggaggtggaggtggaggaggagggggtgcaGCGGGCAGTGGGACAGACGAGTGCGAGGACCGAGAGAGGGACGTGCCCCTCCGCCAGCTGGAAGGAGCGGAGggcgaggagagagagggaggccgGGCGAGAGCCATCGACAACCAGTACTCCTTCTTCTGA